A window of the Oscillospiraceae bacterium NTUH-002-81 genome harbors these coding sequences:
- the fusA gene encoding elongation factor G — MAGREYPLERTRNIGIMAHIDAGKTTLTERILYYTGVNYKIGDTHEGTATMDWMEQEQERGITITSAATTCHWTLEDHTKVKPGALEHRINIIDTPGHVDFTVEVERSLRVLDGAVGVFCAKGGVEPQSENVWRQADTYNVPRMAFINKMDILGADFYNAVDQIKTRLGKNAIPVQLPIGKEDDFKGIIDLFEMEAYIYNDEKGDDISVTEIPEDMKEDAELYRTDMIEKICELDDDLMMKYLEGEEPTTEELKAALRKGTCECTAVPVCCGSAYRNKGVQKLLDAILEYMPAPTDIPAIKGTDLDGNEIERHSSDDEPFAALAFKIMADPFVGKLAFFRVYSGTMNSGSYVLNATKGKKERVGRILQMHANKRAELDKVYSGDIAAAVGFKFTTTGDTICDEQHPVILESMEFPEPVIELAIEPKTKAGQGKLGEALAKLAEEDPTFRAHTNQETGQTIIAGMGELHLEIIVDRLLREFKVEANVGAPQVAYKETITKAVDVDSKYAKQSGGRGQYGHCKVHFEPMDPNGEETFKFESSVVGGAIPKEYIPAVGEGIEEATKAGILGGFPVVGVSANVYDGSYHEVDSSEMAFHIAGSLAFKDAMSKANPILLEPIMKVEVSMPEEYMGDVIGDINARRGRIEGMEDVGGGKMVKGYVPLAEMFGYATDLRSKTQGRGNYSMFFEKYEQVPKSVQEKVINDKTK, encoded by the coding sequence TTGGCTGGTAGAGAATATCCGTTAGAGAGAACCAGAAACATTGGTATTATGGCTCATATCGATGCAGGTAAAACTACACTGACAGAGCGTATCTTATACTATACCGGTGTCAACTACAAAATCGGTGATACCCACGAAGGTACTGCTACCATGGACTGGATGGAGCAGGAGCAGGAGAGAGGTATTACTATCACATCTGCAGCAACAACCTGCCACTGGACTCTGGAAGACCACACAAAGGTTAAACCGGGTGCTCTGGAGCACAGAATCAACATCATCGACACACCTGGACACGTAGACTTTACCGTAGAGGTTGAGCGTTCTCTTCGTGTACTGGACGGCGCTGTCGGCGTTTTCTGTGCAAAGGGTGGTGTTGAGCCGCAGTCTGAGAACGTATGGCGTCAGGCTGATACGTACAATGTACCCCGTATGGCATTCATCAACAAGATGGATATCCTGGGTGCAGATTTCTACAACGCTGTAGATCAGATCAAGACAAGACTTGGCAAGAATGCCATTCCGGTACAGCTGCCTATCGGCAAGGAGGATGATTTCAAGGGAATCATCGACCTGTTCGAGATGGAAGCTTACATCTACAATGATGAGAAGGGTGACGATATTTCCGTTACCGAGATTCCGGAAGACATGAAGGAAGACGCAGAGCTGTATCGTACAGACATGATCGAGAAGATCTGTGAGCTGGACGACGATCTGATGATGAAATACCTGGAAGGCGAAGAGCCGACCACAGAGGAGCTGAAAGCAGCCCTGAGAAAAGGAACCTGTGAGTGTACAGCAGTTCCGGTATGCTGCGGTTCCGCATACAGAAACAAAGGTGTTCAGAAGCTTCTGGACGCAATCCTTGAGTACATGCCTGCTCCTACAGACATCCCTGCAATCAAGGGTACCGACCTGGATGGCAACGAGATCGAGAGACACTCTTCTGATGACGAGCCTTTCGCAGCTCTGGCATTCAAGATCATGGCTGACCCGTTCGTAGGTAAGCTCGCATTCTTCCGTGTATATTCCGGTACGATGAACTCCGGTTCTTACGTGCTGAATGCAACAAAGGGCAAGAAAGAGCGTGTAGGACGTATCCTGCAGATGCATGCAAACAAGAGAGCAGAGCTGGATAAGGTTTACTCCGGTGATATCGCTGCCGCTGTTGGATTCAAGTTCACAACAACCGGTGATACCATCTGTGATGAGCAGCATCCGGTAATCCTTGAGTCCATGGAGTTCCCTGAGCCGGTTATCGAGCTGGCAATCGAGCCCAAGACCAAGGCTGGACAGGGCAAACTCGGTGAGGCTCTTGCAAAACTTGCAGAAGAGGATCCGACATTCCGTGCACACACCAACCAGGAGACTGGACAGACCATCATCGCTGGTATGGGTGAGCTGCATCTGGAGATCATCGTTGACCGTCTGCTTCGTGAGTTCAAGGTAGAGGCAAACGTAGGTGCTCCTCAGGTTGCATATAAAGAGACCATCACAAAGGCTGTAGACGTAGACAGCAAGTATGCAAAACAGTCCGGTGGTCGTGGTCAGTATGGTCACTGTAAAGTACACTTCGAGCCGATGGATCCCAACGGCGAGGAGACATTCAAGTTCGAGTCCAGCGTTGTCGGCGGTGCGATCCCGAAGGAGTACATCCCGGCTGTTGGCGAAGGTATCGAAGAGGCTACCAAGGCTGGTATCCTTGGCGGATTCCCGGTAGTTGGTGTATCTGCTAACGTATACGATGGTTCTTACCATGAGGTAGACTCCAGTGAGATGGCATTCCACATCGCAGGTTCCCTTGCATTTAAGGATGCTATGTCCAAGGCTAACCCGATCCTTCTTGAGCCTATCATGAAGGTTGAGGTTTCCATGCCTGAGGAGTACATGGGAGACGTTATCGGTGACATCAATGCCCGTCGTGGTCGTATCGAGGGTATGGAAGATGTCGGCGGCGGTAAGATGGTCAAGGGCTATGTTCCGCTGGCAGAGATGTTCGGATACGCAACAGACCTTCGTTCCAAGACACAGGGACGTGGTAACTACTCCATGTTCTTCGAGAAATACGAGCAGGTACCGAAGAGTGTACAGGAAAAGGTTATCAACGACAAAACAAAATAA
- the rpsG gene encoding 30S ribosomal protein S7, with protein sequence MPRKGHTQKRDVLADPLYNNKVVTKLINNIMLDGKKGVAQKIVYGAFDKVAEKTDRPALEVFEEAMNNIMPVLEVKARRIGGATYQVPIEVRPERRQALGLRWITLYSRKRGEKTMEERLANEILDAANNTGASVKKKEDMHKMAEANKAFAHYRF encoded by the coding sequence GTGCCACGTAAAGGACATACTCAGAAAAGAGACGTATTAGCTGATCCGTTATACAATAACAAGGTGGTTACGAAGCTTATCAATAACATCATGTTAGATGGTAAGAAAGGTGTAGCCCAGAAGATCGTATATGGAGCATTTGACAAAGTCGCTGAAAAGACCGACAGACCTGCTCTTGAGGTATTTGAAGAGGCTATGAACAACATCATGCCGGTACTGGAAGTAAAAGCAAGACGTATCGGTGGTGCTACCTATCAGGTTCCGATCGAGGTTAGACCGGAGAGAAGACAGGCACTCGGACTTCGTTGGATCACTCTGTACTCTCGTAAGAGAGGCGAGAAGACCATGGAAGAGAGACTGGCAAATGAGATTCTCGACGCTGCGAACAATACCGGAGCTTCTGTAAAGAAGAAAGAAGACATGCACAAGATGGCAGAGGCAAACAAGGCTTTCGCTCATTACAGATTCTAA
- a CDS encoding recombinase family protein — protein sequence MTATQKHDIIPICTTVLSADQPPKEDIMLDQQKITILYCRLSNEDAQEGESNSIANQREYLTRYARDHGYTNLKILVDDGYTGTNFNRPGVQEGFELVKQGLVGCWLVKDLSRFGRDYLTVGQYTDIIFPSYDVRFIAINDGVDSNRGDSEGFAAIRNLFNEWYPRDTSKKVRVSLRQRGTSGKHMGKPPYGYRCDPEDKDHWILDEEAAPVVKLIFDLCIDSKGPEQIARILEEKQILTAKALYAKRKKKPMPERPYHWGNQSIVGILERQEYTGCTCNFKTYSKSYKLKKRIPNEPENMFYLPDTQEAIVSQAQFDRVQELRKNKRRPAKAERQGLFSGLLFCADCGGKLHFATSKNFEGKQDHYVCNNYKSNRGTCTAHYIREDVLREIVLERIRAVNEYIRSDVDGFQEEWLQCRRTDQERSIRDDKKKLEQAKKRLADLDVIIARLYEDYVLGNLNQDRYRKMSADYEAEQERLKLEIEVIEEWVEQREEMNDGLDAFIALTQKYVDVEELTQTIVNEYIKKIIVYAPDKSSGKRKQKVKIFFNFVDDVDIPVISEPIITQTTYEHRKTA from the coding sequence ATGACTGCGACACAAAAGCATGATATAATTCCAATATGCACAACGGTACTGTCGGCTGACCAACCACCGAAGGAGGATATTATGTTGGATCAGCAGAAAATTACCATTCTCTATTGCCGTCTGAGCAACGAGGATGCCCAGGAAGGCGAGAGTAACAGTATCGCAAATCAGAGAGAGTATTTAACCCGATATGCCCGTGACCACGGGTATACAAACCTGAAAATTCTGGTGGATGACGGTTATACGGGGACGAACTTCAATCGTCCCGGTGTGCAGGAAGGCTTTGAGCTTGTCAAGCAGGGGCTTGTGGGCTGCTGGCTGGTCAAAGACCTCAGCCGCTTTGGTCGTGACTATCTGACTGTTGGACAATATACGGATATTATCTTTCCGAGTTATGATGTCCGCTTTATCGCTATAAATGATGGCGTAGACAGCAACCGGGGAGACAGCGAGGGCTTCGCCGCAATCCGTAATCTGTTCAACGAGTGGTATCCCCGTGATACCAGCAAGAAAGTCCGTGTCAGTTTGCGGCAGAGAGGAACCAGTGGGAAGCACATGGGCAAACCGCCCTACGGATACCGCTGTGACCCGGAGGACAAGGATCACTGGATTCTGGATGAAGAAGCGGCTCCGGTAGTCAAGCTCATCTTCGACCTTTGCATTGACAGCAAAGGCCCGGAGCAGATTGCAAGGATTCTGGAAGAAAAGCAGATTCTGACTGCAAAGGCACTCTATGCCAAGCGAAAGAAAAAGCCGATGCCGGAAAGACCGTACCACTGGGGCAACCAGTCCATTGTAGGGATTTTGGAACGGCAGGAGTACACAGGCTGTACCTGCAACTTCAAGACTTATTCCAAGTCCTACAAGCTGAAAAAGCGGATTCCCAATGAGCCGGAGAATATGTTTTATCTGCCGGACACACAGGAAGCGATTGTATCTCAGGCACAGTTTGACAGGGTGCAGGAACTGAGGAAAAACAAACGCCGCCCTGCAAAAGCGGAACGGCAGGGATTGTTCTCCGGGCTTCTGTTTTGTGCCGATTGCGGCGGCAAGCTCCACTTTGCCACAAGCAAAAACTTTGAGGGCAAGCAGGATCACTACGTCTGCAACAACTACAAGAGCAACCGTGGTACTTGTACTGCCCACTATATCCGGGAAGATGTGCTTCGTGAAATCGTTCTGGAACGCATCCGGGCAGTCAATGAGTATATCCGAAGCGATGTGGACGGTTTTCAGGAGGAATGGCTGCAATGCCGCAGGACTGACCAGGAGCGCAGCATCCGGGATGACAAAAAGAAGCTGGAACAGGCAAAGAAACGCCTTGCCGATCTGGATGTCATCATCGCCCGGCTGTACGAGGACTATGTTCTTGGAAATCTCAATCAGGACAGATACAGAAAGATGTCTGCGGACTATGAAGCGGAGCAGGAACGGTTAAAGCTCGAAATTGAAGTTATCGAAGAATGGGTGGAACAGCGGGAAGAAATGAACGACGGTCTGGATGCCTTTATCGCCCTGACACAGAAATATGTGGATGTGGAGGAGCTGACACAGACCATCGTGAACGAGTATATCAAGAAAATCATCGTCTATGCCCCGGACAAATCCAGCGGCAAGCGCAAGCAGAAAGTGAAGATTTTCTTCAACTTCGTGGACGATGTAGATATTCCCGTTATTTCCGAGCCTATCATCACGCAAACAACCTATGAACACAGAAAAACGGCGTGA
- the rpoC gene encoding DNA-directed RNA polymerase subunit beta', which yields MPEVNNNEAYQPMTFDAIRIGLASPEKILEWSRGEVKKPETINYRTLKPEKDGLFCERIFGPSKDWECHCGKYKKIRYKGVICDRCGVEVTKSNVRRERMGHIKLAAPVSHIWYFKGIPSRMGLILDLSPRTLEKVLYFASYIVLDPGTTNLQYKQVLSEQEYQKAREELGSSFRVGMGAESIKELLQAIDLEKEAVTLKAELKNATGQKRARIIKRLEVVESFRGSGNKPEWMIMDVIPVIPPDLRPMVQLDGGRFATSDLNDLYRRIINRNNRLQRLLELGAPDIIVRNEKRMLQEAVDALIDNGRRGRPVTGPGNRALKSLSDMLKGKSGRFRQNLLGKRVDYSGRSVIVVGPELKIYQCGLPKEMAIELFKPFVMKELVANGTSHNIKNAKKMVERLQPEVWDVLENVIKEHPVMLNRAPTLHRLGIQAFEPILVEGKAIKLHPLVCTAFNADFDGDQMAVHLPLSVEAQSECRFMLLSPNNLLKPSDGGPVAVPSQDMVLGIYYLTQERPGDVGEGKVFKSINEAILAYENKVVTLHSRVTVRVTKTMPDGTQLTGNVSSTVGRFIFNEIIPQDLGFVDRSVPGNELLQEIDFLVGKKQLKQILEKVINTHGAGKTAEVLDNIKAMGYKYSTRAAMTVSISDMTVPPEKPELIQKAQDTVDLITKNYKRGLITEEERYKEVVETWKETDDILTKALLDGLDKYNNIFMMADSGARGSDKQIKQLAGMRGLMADTTGHTIEMPIKSNFREGLDVLEYFMSAHGARKGMSDTALRTADSGYLTRRMVDVSQELIIRETDCSEGKDEIPGMIVKAFRDGREEIEGLKDRITGRVSCEDIYDKDGELIVKKNHMITPKRAARIMATGVEQVKIRTILTCRCHSGICAKCYGANMATGEAVQVGEAVGIIAAQSIGEPGTQLTMRTFHSGGVAGGDITQGLPRVEELFEARKPKGLAIITEFAGTAVIKDTKKKREIIVTNNETGESKAYLIPYGSRIKVQDGQELEAGDELTEGSVNPHDILKIKGVRSVQDYMLQEVQRVYRLQGVDISDKHIEVIVRQMLRKVRIEESGDSEYLPGTLVDILDFEDLNEELIKEGKAPAEGKQIMLGITKAALATNSFMSAASFQETTKVLTEAAIKGKVDPLIGLKENVIIGKLIPAGTGMKRYRNVKLDTDMEETDELEFAEEPEDDEELNFSEKVDDDALADEDSESADEAETSAEEAADEDEEPEA from the coding sequence CGGACGTTAAAGCCGGAGAAGGACGGACTGTTCTGTGAGCGTATTTTCGGACCGAGCAAAGACTGGGAGTGCCACTGCGGTAAATATAAGAAAATCCGTTACAAAGGCGTTATCTGTGACCGCTGCGGTGTAGAGGTAACGAAGTCCAACGTTCGTCGTGAGCGTATGGGCCATATCAAGCTGGCAGCGCCGGTATCCCATATCTGGTATTTCAAGGGAATTCCCAGCCGTATGGGACTGATCCTTGACCTGTCTCCGAGAACACTGGAGAAGGTACTGTACTTTGCTTCTTACATCGTTCTGGATCCCGGAACAACAAACCTGCAGTATAAGCAGGTGCTGTCCGAGCAGGAATACCAGAAAGCAAGAGAAGAACTGGGAAGCAGCTTCCGTGTCGGCATGGGCGCCGAGTCCATCAAGGAGCTGCTGCAGGCCATCGACCTGGAGAAAGAGGCTGTGACGCTGAAAGCAGAGCTGAAGAACGCTACCGGCCAGAAGCGTGCGAGAATCATCAAGCGCCTGGAGGTTGTAGAGTCCTTCCGCGGCTCAGGCAACAAGCCCGAGTGGATGATCATGGATGTGATCCCGGTCATCCCGCCGGATCTGCGTCCTATGGTACAGCTGGACGGCGGCCGTTTTGCCACCAGTGACCTGAACGATTTATACAGAAGAATCATCAACCGTAACAACCGTCTGCAGAGACTGCTGGAGCTGGGCGCTCCGGATATCATTGTCCGCAATGAGAAACGGATGCTGCAGGAGGCAGTGGATGCCCTGATCGACAACGGAAGAAGAGGACGTCCGGTAACCGGCCCCGGTAACCGTGCGCTGAAATCTCTTTCCGATATGCTGAAAGGTAAGTCCGGACGTTTCCGTCAGAACCTGCTCGGTAAGAGAGTTGACTATTCCGGACGTTCCGTTATCGTCGTAGGACCGGAGCTGAAGATTTATCAGTGCGGTCTGCCGAAGGAGATGGCCATCGAGCTGTTCAAGCCTTTCGTTATGAAGGAGCTGGTTGCCAACGGAACCTCTCACAATATCAAAAATGCGAAGAAGATGGTTGAGCGCCTGCAGCCGGAGGTATGGGACGTTCTCGAGAACGTCATTAAGGAGCACCCGGTTATGCTGAACCGTGCACCTACACTGCACCGTCTGGGTATCCAGGCATTTGAGCCGATCCTGGTAGAAGGTAAGGCAATCAAGCTGCATCCGCTGGTTTGTACCGCATTCAACGCCGACTTCGACGGAGACCAGATGGCTGTTCATCTGCCGCTGTCCGTGGAAGCACAGTCTGAGTGCCGGTTCATGCTTCTTTCCCCGAACAACCTGCTGAAGCCGTCTGATGGCGGCCCGGTGGCTGTTCCTTCTCAGGATATGGTTCTTGGTATTTACTATCTGACCCAGGAGCGTCCGGGAGACGTGGGAGAGGGCAAGGTATTCAAGAGCATCAACGAGGCGATCCTTGCTTACGAGAACAAGGTAGTTACCCTGCATTCCAGAGTGACCGTCCGCGTGACCAAGACCATGCCGGATGGCACACAGCTGACAGGCAATGTTTCCTCCACCGTTGGAAGATTTATCTTCAATGAGATCATACCCCAGGATCTGGGCTTTGTAGACAGAAGCGTTCCGGGCAATGAGCTGCTGCAGGAGATCGACTTCCTGGTAGGTAAGAAGCAGTTAAAGCAGATTCTGGAAAAAGTCATCAACACCCATGGCGCAGGCAAGACCGCAGAGGTGCTGGATAACATCAAGGCAATGGGATACAAATATTCCACCAGAGCTGCCATGACTGTATCCATTTCTGATATGACCGTGCCGCCGGAAAAACCGGAGCTGATCCAGAAAGCACAGGATACCGTTGACCTGATCACCAAGAACTACAAACGAGGCCTGATCACAGAGGAAGAGCGTTATAAGGAAGTTGTCGAGACCTGGAAAGAGACCGATGATATCCTGACGAAAGCCCTGCTGGACGGCCTGGATAAATACAACAACATCTTCATGATGGCTGACTCCGGAGCCCGTGGTTCCGATAAGCAGATCAAACAGCTGGCCGGTATGCGAGGCCTGATGGCAGATACGACCGGTCACACCATCGAGATGCCCATCAAGTCCAACTTCCGTGAAGGTCTTGACGTACTGGAGTACTTCATGTCTGCCCATGGCGCACGAAAAGGTATGTCTGATACCGCTCTGCGTACGGCTGACTCCGGTTACCTGACCCGTCGAATGGTTGACGTTTCTCAGGAGCTGATCATCCGTGAGACAGACTGCAGCGAGGGCAAGGACGAGATCCCGGGCATGATCGTTAAGGCATTCCGCGATGGCCGTGAGGAGATCGAGGGCCTGAAGGACCGTATCACAGGAAGAGTTTCCTGCGAGGATATCTATGACAAAGACGGCGAGCTCATCGTGAAGAAGAATCACATGATCACACCGAAGCGTGCAGCACGGATCATGGCCACCGGCGTAGAGCAGGTGAAGATCCGTACCATCCTGACCTGCCGCTGCCACAGCGGTATCTGTGCAAAATGCTATGGCGCCAACATGGCCACCGGCGAGGCTGTACAGGTGGGCGAGGCAGTCGGAATCATCGCAGCACAGTCCATCGGTGAGCCTGGTACACAGCTGACCATGAGAACCTTCCACAGCGGCGGTGTTGCCGGCGGCGATATCACACAGGGTCTTCCCCGTGTCGAGGAGCTGTTCGAGGCAAGAAAGCCCAAGGGACTTGCCATTATCACAGAGTTCGCAGGAACTGCTGTCATCAAAGATACAAAGAAGAAACGCGAGATCATCGTTACCAACAACGAGACCGGCGAATCCAAGGCGTACCTCATTCCTTACGGTTCCAGAATCAAGGTTCAGGACGGACAGGAGCTGGAGGCCGGCGATGAGCTGACAGAAGGTAGCGTGAACCCGCACGATATCCTGAAGATCAAGGGTGTTCGTTCCGTACAGGACTACATGCTGCAGGAAGTACAGCGTGTATACCGTCTGCAGGGTGTTGATATCAGCGATAAGCACATTGAGGTGATCGTTCGTCAGATGCTTCGTAAGGTAAGAATCGAGGAGAGCGGAGATTCCGAATATCTGCCGGGTACCCTGGTAGACATCCTTGATTTCGAGGATCTGAACGAAGAGCTGATCAAAGAAGGAAAGGCGCCTGCAGAGGGCAAGCAGATCATGCTTGGTATCACCAAGGCTGCACTGGCAACCAATTCCTTCATGTCTGCCGCATCCTTCCAGGAGACAACCAAGGTTCTGACCGAGGCTGCCATCAAGGGTAAGGTCGATCCGCTGATCGGTCTGAAGGAGAACGTTATCATCGGTAAACTGATTCCTGCCGGAACCGGTATGAAGCGTTACCGCAACGTAAAACTGGATACGGATATGGAAGAAACCGACGAGCTGGAATTTGCCGAGGAGCCGGAAGACGACGAGGAGCTGAATTTCAGCGAGAAAGTGGACGACGATGCACTGGCTGATGAGGATTCTGAAAGCGCAGACGAGGCAGAAACATCTGCTGAGGAAGCTGCTGACGAGGACGAAGAGCCGGAAGCATAA
- the tuf gene encoding elongation factor Tu, with amino-acid sequence MAKAKFERTKPHCNIGTIGHVDHGKTTLTAAITKVLSERVAGNTATDFENIDKAPEERERGITISTAHVEYETEHRHYAHVDCPGHADYVKNMITGAAQMDGAILVVAATDGVMAQTKEHILLSRQVGVPYIVVFMNKCDMVDDEELLELVEMEIRDLLNEYEFPGDDTPVIQGSALKALEDPSSEWGDKIMELMDAVDSYIPDPQRDTDKPFLMPVEDVFTITGRGTVATGRVERGVLHLNDEVEILGVKEDKKKTVVTGIEMFRKLLDEAQAGDNIGALLRGVQRTEIVRGQVLAKPGSVTCHKKFTAQVYVLTKDEGGRHTPFFNNYRPQFYFRTTDVTGVINLPEGTEMCMPGDNVEMTIELIHPIAMEQGLTFAIREGGRTVGSGRVATVIE; translated from the coding sequence ATGGCTAAAGCTAAATTCGAGAGAACCAAACCGCATTGTAATATCGGAACCATTGGTCACGTTGACCATGGTAAGACCACTCTGACAGCTGCTATCACAAAGGTACTGTCTGAGAGAGTTGCTGGTAACACAGCTACAGACTTCGAGAACATCGATAAGGCTCCGGAGGAAAGAGAGCGTGGTATCACAATTTCCACAGCACACGTTGAGTACGAGACAGAGCACAGACACTATGCACACGTTGACTGCCCTGGACATGCTGACTACGTTAAGAACATGATCACTGGTGCAGCTCAGATGGATGGCGCTATCCTTGTAGTAGCTGCTACAGACGGTGTTATGGCTCAGACAAAGGAGCACATCCTTCTGTCCCGTCAGGTAGGCGTACCTTACATCGTTGTATTCATGAACAAGTGCGATATGGTAGACGACGAGGAGCTGCTTGAGCTGGTTGAGATGGAGATCAGAGACCTGCTGAACGAGTATGAGTTCCCGGGCGATGACACACCGGTTATCCAGGGTTCCGCTCTGAAGGCTCTGGAAGATCCGTCCAGCGAGTGGGGCGACAAGATCATGGAGCTCATGGATGCTGTTGACAGCTACATTCCGGATCCTCAGCGTGACACAGATAAGCCGTTCCTGATGCCTGTAGAGGATGTATTCACCATCACAGGTCGTGGTACTGTTGCTACTGGTAGAGTAGAGCGTGGTGTTCTGCACCTGAACGATGAGGTTGAGATCCTCGGCGTTAAGGAAGACAAGAAGAAGACCGTTGTAACCGGTATCGAGATGTTCCGTAAGCTCCTTGACGAGGCTCAGGCTGGTGATAACATCGGTGCACTGCTTCGTGGTGTTCAGAGAACAGAGATCGTTCGTGGTCAGGTTCTTGCTAAACCCGGCAGCGTTACTTGCCACAAGAAATTTACCGCTCAGGTATACGTTCTGACTAAGGACGAGGGTGGCCGTCATACACCTTTCTTCAACAACTACAGACCTCAGTTCTACTTCAGAACAACTGACGTTACAGGCGTTATCAACCTTCCGGAAGGAACCGAGATGTGCATGCCTGGTGATAACGTAGAGATGACCATCGAGCTGATCCATCCGATCGCTATGGAGCAGGGTCTTACATTCGCTATCCGTGAGGGTGGCCGTACAGTAGGATCTGGCCGTGTAGCTACCGTTATCGAGTAA
- the rpsL gene encoding 30S ribosomal protein S12, with protein MPTFNQLVRKGRQTSVKKSTAPALLKSYNSLKKRATDSNSPQKRGVCTAVKTATPKKPNSALRKIARVRLSNGIEVTSYIPGEGHNLQEHSVVLIRGGRVKDLPGTRYHIVRGTLDTAGVAKRRQARSKYGAKRPKDAKK; from the coding sequence ATGCCTACATTTAACCAGTTAGTTAGAAAAGGAAGACAGACATCTGTAAAAAAATCTACAGCACCGGCTCTGTTAAAGAGCTACAACTCTTTAAAGAAGAGAGCAACAGATTCCAATTCTCCGCAGAAGAGAGGAGTTTGCACCGCTGTTAAGACCGCAACCCCGAAGAAGCCTAACTCTGCTTTAAGAAAGATCGCCAGAGTTCGTCTTTCCAACGGAATTGAGGTAACAAGCTATATCCCCGGTGAGGGACACAACCTTCAGGAGCACAGCGTTGTGCTGATCCGTGGAGGAAGAGTTAAGGATTTACCTGGTACAAGATACCACATTGTCAGAGGTACACTGGATACCGCAGGCGTTGCCAAGAGAAGACAGGCACGTTCCAAGTACGGTGCAAAGAGACCGAAAGACGCTAAGAAATAA
- a CDS encoding DMT family transporter: protein MNRDKKYIGGIVALFLAAFAWGSAYTVMKSNLEIFPAMWLLGIRFAIAGALMAVICLPKWKELDRQTVCHGVWMGMLLYMEFFFFTVGIQYTTASRSAFVVAAYIIFVPGAYWLVFRKRPGKLDVAASVTCLLGAAIILLDSAGGGINKGDLLTVGSSLFYAVHVMYGSVYAKQHSPLLLNMLQIGTAGIIGLAAAFLTTPFPTGVQFADFGGAIYLAVGSTIIPYLLSLVGQRYVRPTTSAVILSFESVFGCLASVLVLGDRLTPRFVLGAAVVLFSFFVAEGIVPGMKR, encoded by the coding sequence ATGAACCGAGATAAAAAATACATCGGCGGCATCGTTGCCCTGTTTCTGGCGGCTTTCGCCTGGGGCTCTGCCTACACGGTGATGAAATCCAATCTGGAAATCTTTCCGGCCATGTGGCTGCTGGGCATCCGTTTTGCCATCGCCGGAGCGCTGATGGCGGTGATCTGTCTGCCAAAATGGAAAGAACTGGACAGACAGACGGTATGCCATGGTGTCTGGATGGGCATGCTTTTATATATGGAGTTTTTCTTTTTCACGGTGGGGATCCAGTACACCACTGCTTCCCGGTCGGCCTTTGTGGTGGCGGCCTACATCATCTTTGTACCGGGTGCCTACTGGCTCGTATTCCGGAAACGCCCGGGGAAACTGGATGTGGCGGCGTCGGTCACCTGCCTGCTGGGGGCGGCCATCATTTTGCTGGACAGCGCTGGCGGCGGCATCAACAAAGGAGACCTCCTGACCGTGGGCAGCTCCCTGTTCTATGCGGTACATGTCATGTACGGCTCCGTGTATGCCAAGCAGCACAGTCCCTTATTGCTGAACATGCTGCAGATCGGCACCGCCGGGATCATCGGGCTGGCGGCGGCATTTCTCACCACCCCGTTTCCGACGGGGGTGCAGTTCGCGGACTTTGGCGGTGCCATTTACCTGGCGGTGGGCTCCACCATCATCCCGTATCTGTTAAGCCTGGTGGGACAGCGCTACGTGCGGCCCACCACCAGTGCTGTCATTCTTTCTTTTGAGAGTGTGTTCGGCTGCCTGGCCTCTGTGCTCGTGCTGGGGGATCGGCTGACACCCCGGTTTGTGTTGGGGGCCGCTGTGGTGCTGTTTTCATTCTTTGTGGCAGAAGGGATTGTGCCAGGGATGAAGCGTTGA